The Anaeromicrobium sediminis genome window below encodes:
- a CDS encoding DUF4446 family protein — protein sequence MNDIMNLMELNTGALILGLILLNIIMLVFILVQRKGINTLNKRYNKLSDGLDNKSLEEIVSKYYDHIKFLLEENNKKEERLEELSKIIKTCVQNIGIVQYNAYDDVGGNLSFSMALLDGNYNGIIFTSLYGRQNTVTFGKQIKNKEPQTNLSDEEKKALKMAINS from the coding sequence ATGAATGATATTATGAATCTTATGGAACTAAATACAGGAGCTCTTATTTTAGGACTTATTTTATTAAATATTATAATGCTTGTGTTCATATTAGTTCAAAGAAAAGGAATAAACACGCTTAATAAGAGATATAATAAATTAAGTGATGGACTAGACAATAAAAGTCTAGAAGAAATTGTATCTAAATATTATGATCATATTAAGTTTTTATTAGAAGAAAATAATAAAAAAGAAGAAAGATTAGAAGAGTTAAGCAAAATTATAAAAACGTGTGTTCAAAATATAGGAATCGTACAATATAATGCTTATGATGATGTGGGTGGCAATTTAAGCTTTAGTATGGCTCTATTAGATGGAAATTATAATGGTATAATATTTACTAGTTTATATGGAAGACAGAATACGGTTACATTTGGTAAGCAAATTAAAAATAAAGAACCACAGACAAATCTTTCCGATGAGGAAAAGAAAGCATTAAAAATGGCTATAAACTCTTAA
- a CDS encoding YkuS family protein → MPKVVAIPNNLEQIGRELDARGYEVVHDRYDGYVDAILYDSRESSLAYLNNYDNVLDMERGAIVVDVHNKGLRDIIYAIEHRSYEGLF, encoded by the coding sequence ATGCCAAAGGTTGTAGCAATTCCCAATAATCTTGAACAAATAGGAAGAGAGTTAGATGCCAGAGGATATGAAGTGGTTCATGATAGGTATGATGGATATGTAGATGCTATACTTTATGATAGTAGAGAAAGTTCTTTGGCTTATTTAAATAACTACGACAATGTTTTAGATATGGAAAGAGGAGCAATTGTAGTAGATGTACACAATAAAGGTTTAAGAGATATAATATATGCTATAGAGCATAGAAGTTATGAAGGATTGTTTTAG
- the yyaC gene encoding spore protease YyaC, which produces MFDKKLSTPSIDVNGNMPYLNFNRAFKECFETHYTDSYEEIIIMCIGTDRSTGDSLGPLVGYKLERYSRMIPNFYVHGTLDNPVHAKNLKDSIEDIYSNYNKPFVIAIDACLGKSTRIGHIKVGSGSIRPGAGVNKSLPAVGDIYVTGIVNLSGFMEYIVLQNTRLNLVMKMADTISEGIRHCLWSFNKPKQSNLF; this is translated from the coding sequence ATGTTTGATAAGAAACTTTCAACCCCATCTATTGATGTAAATGGGAATATGCCTTACTTAAATTTCAATAGAGCCTTTAAAGAGTGTTTTGAGACTCATTATACGGATAGTTATGAAGAAATTATAATTATGTGTATTGGAACAGACAGATCCACAGGTGATTCTTTAGGTCCATTAGTTGGGTACAAGCTAGAACGTTATTCTAGAATGATTCCAAATTTCTATGTTCATGGAACTTTAGATAATCCCGTTCATGCAAAAAATCTAAAGGATAGTATTGAAGACATATATTCTAACTACAATAAACCTTTTGTTATAGCCATTGATGCCTGTTTAGGCAAGTCCACTAGAATAGGTCATATTAAAGTAGGTAGTGGTTCTATACGTCCTGGAGCAGGAGTAAATAAATCCCTACCAGCCGTAGGTGATATATATGTTACGGGAATAGTTAATCTAAGTGGTTTTATGGAATACATAGTTCTTCAAAATACACGTCTTAATTTGGTCATGAAAATGGCAGATACTATTTCAGAAGGGATTCGCCATTGTCTTTGGAGTTTTAATAAACCAAAACAAAGTAATTTATTTTAA
- the aroE gene encoding shikimate dehydrogenase, with translation MNHRIKGSTKLYAVIGDPINHSLSPELHNTLFDYEEKDSAYIPLKIRYEELGANIHTLRNNLYGFNITKPHKQNIIKYLDQMDENSKVYNAVNTVKVESGKLMGYNTDGYGFSKSIEHLDLEEKKVLLLGAGGAASVVLYELLKKGACVHVKNRSRNKAEDMVENIIKFSSNKDIHICDEINDSYYMIVNSTPLGMGEYKGVMPIDEIHLENVKVAYDLIYNPYHTEFLKRAKEKGAQVINGFEMLFYQGIRAQEIWKNEKINEELVMKVYKDINKYFEDKFRD, from the coding sequence ATGAATCATAGGATAAAAGGAAGTACCAAGTTATATGCAGTTATAGGAGACCCAATAAATCATAGTTTATCGCCAGAGCTACACAACACTCTATTTGATTATGAAGAAAAGGACTCTGCTTATATACCACTTAAGATAAGATATGAAGAATTAGGGGCGAATATACATACTTTAAGAAATAATTTATATGGGTTTAACATAACTAAGCCACATAAGCAAAATATAATTAAATATTTAGATCAGATGGATGAGAATTCAAAGGTATATAATGCAGTAAATACAGTAAAAGTGGAAAGTGGCAAACTGATGGGATATAATACGGACGGTTATGGGTTTTCAAAGAGTATAGAACATTTAGATTTAGAAGAAAAGAAAGTATTATTGTTAGGTGCCGGTGGAGCTGCAAGTGTAGTTTTATATGAATTACTTAAAAAGGGTGCTTGTGTACATGTTAAAAATAGAAGTAGAAACAAAGCTGAGGATATGGTAGAAAATATAATAAAGTTTAGTAGTAATAAGGATATACATATATGTGATGAAATAAATGATAGCTACTATATGATAGTGAATTCCACACCGTTAGGAATGGGTGAGTATAAAGGGGTTATGCCTATAGATGAAATTCATTTAGAAAATGTGAAAGTAGCCTATGATTTAATATATAATCCCTATCACACAGAGTTTTTAAAAAGGGCTAAAGAAAAGGGAGCACAAGTTATAAATGGATTTGAAATGTTATTTTATCAAGGAATAAGAGCACAAGAGATTTGGAAAAATGAAAAAATCAATGAAGAGCTAGTTATGAAGGTATACAAGGATATTAATAAATATTTTGAAGATAAGTTTAGAGATTAA
- the aroQ gene encoding type II 3-dehydroquinate dehydratase, producing MNVLVIHGPNLNMLGIREKSVYGEKSFEDINDLIIEEGNKLHINIEIYQSNIEGEIINKIHEAYGNKDAIVINPAAFTHYSYAIRDAIGSVNIPTIEVHLSNIHKREEFRTKSVTAPVCIGQISGFGYNSYLLALRSLKMTKNS from the coding sequence ATGAATGTATTAGTAATCCATGGACCAAATTTAAATATGTTAGGAATAAGGGAAAAAAGTGTATATGGAGAAAAGAGCTTTGAAGATATAAATGATTTAATAATAGAAGAAGGAAATAAATTACATATAAACATAGAAATATATCAATCAAATATAGAAGGTGAAATAATAAATAAAATCCATGAAGCCTATGGGAATAAGGATGCTATAGTTATAAACCCTGCGGCTTTTACCCACTACAGTTATGCCATAAGGGATGCCATAGGTTCAGTTAATATACCTACAATAGAAGTTCATCTATCTAATATACATAAAAGGGAAGAATTTAGAACTAAATCCGTAACAGCGCCTGTTTGTATAGGCCAAATAAGTGGCTTTGGGTATAATTCATATTTATTAGCTCTTCGTAGTCTAAAAATGACGAAAAATAGCTAA
- a CDS encoding TIGR00366 family protein, producing the protein MFKKLTKFCVGLVQRYLPDPFLFAVILTLLVLGLGMVTTGQGFMPMINHWSNGFWKLLAFSMQMSLVLVTGHTLANAPLIKNVLKRLARIAKTPTQAIMAVTFISTLACWINWGFGLVVGALYARQLAKEVKGVDYRLLIASAYSGFLVWHSGISGSVPLKLATGGADLAKVTNGAVTEAVATSQTIFSSFNLIIFGIILATMPFVNKAMHPNKDEVIAIDPKLLEEEEAATMEKSMTPADKMENSPILSILIGLMGMSYVVYYFSTNGFKLNLNIVNFMFLFVGILLHGTPRRFLDAVSTAAKGTAGIILQFPFYAGIMGMMVGASAEGVSFAGVISNWFVNISTATTFPLFTFLSAGIVNFFVPSGGGQWAVQAPIMMPAGAALGVDTAKTAMAIAWGDAWTNMIQPFWALPALGIAGLGARDIMGFCIIDLLYTGVIIAAGLMFL; encoded by the coding sequence ATGTTTAAAAAACTGACAAAATTTTGTGTAGGATTAGTGCAAAGGTATTTACCAGATCCCTTCTTGTTTGCCGTAATACTTACTTTATTAGTATTAGGCCTAGGTATGGTTACTACTGGACAAGGATTTATGCCTATGATAAATCATTGGAGCAATGGATTTTGGAAGCTATTAGCATTTTCAATGCAAATGTCACTAGTACTAGTAACAGGACATACATTAGCTAATGCACCATTAATTAAAAACGTGCTTAAACGTTTAGCTAGGATAGCCAAAACTCCAACACAGGCGATTATGGCCGTTACTTTCATATCAACTCTAGCATGTTGGATAAATTGGGGATTTGGATTAGTTGTAGGAGCTTTATATGCCAGACAATTGGCAAAAGAGGTAAAGGGTGTAGACTATAGACTTTTAATAGCTTCAGCCTATTCTGGATTCTTAGTATGGCACTCTGGCATATCAGGGTCTGTACCGCTTAAGCTAGCTACAGGGGGAGCTGACCTAGCCAAAGTAACTAATGGAGCCGTTACAGAAGCTGTAGCCACATCACAAACTATTTTTTCAAGCTTTAACTTAATTATATTTGGAATAATACTTGCTACTATGCCTTTTGTAAATAAGGCAATGCATCCTAATAAAGATGAAGTAATAGCTATTGATCCTAAGTTATTAGAGGAAGAAGAAGCAGCAACAATGGAAAAGAGTATGACACCAGCAGATAAAATGGAAAATTCGCCTATACTATCTATCCTAATAGGTCTTATGGGAATGAGTTATGTGGTGTATTACTTTAGTACTAATGGATTTAAACTAAATTTAAATATAGTTAACTTCATGTTCTTGTTTGTAGGTATTCTATTACATGGAACGCCAAGAAGATTCTTAGATGCAGTGTCTACTGCGGCTAAGGGTACAGCAGGAATAATACTTCAATTCCCATTTTATGCAGGTATTATGGGTATGATGGTAGGAGCTAGTGCTGAGGGAGTATCCTTTGCAGGGGTTATATCTAACTGGTTTGTAAATATATCTACTGCAACAACTTTCCCGCTATTTACTTTCTTAAGTGCAGGTATAGTTAACTTCTTTGTACCTTCTGGAGGAGGACAATGGGCAGTTCAGGCACCTATTATGATGCCAGCAGGAGCGGCCCTTGGAGTGGACACTGCAAAAACAGCCATGGCTATAGCGTGGGGAGATGCATGGACTAATATGATTCAACCGTTCTGGGCATTACCAGCATTAGGAATAGCAGGTCTTGGCGCCAGAGATATAATGGGATTCTGTATAATAGATTTACTATATACAGGAGTAATAATAGCTGCAGGATTAATGTTCTTATAA
- a CDS encoding glycerophosphodiester phosphodiesterase encodes MNKIIAHRGWSSRAPENTISSIKLALEEERIDMIEIDIHLTKDDVVVVSHDFVLGRTSNGKGRISDYTYEELMQFDFGAWFSEKYNGEKIPTLEKVLNIIDGKKTLIVEIKKDNRNYPNMAEQLCKLLKDYKHKDKVLIKSFNHEVIKDIHHMDDEINIGMLIDGMPNLVLEKVRKLNGSFVSMSFEYIDRELVKQLIKNNIQVMVWTVNEKEDIHRIKEISDRIGIITNYPEKAF; translated from the coding sequence ATGAATAAAATAATAGCTCATAGGGGTTGGTCTAGTAGAGCACCAGAGAATACTATATCTTCAATTAAACTAGCCCTTGAAGAAGAAAGAATTGATATGATTGAAATAGATATACATTTGACTAAAGATGATGTTGTTGTAGTATCTCATGATTTTGTATTAGGGAGGACTTCTAATGGAAAAGGAAGAATTAGTGATTATACTTATGAAGAATTGATGCAATTTGATTTTGGAGCTTGGTTTTCTGAAAAGTATAATGGGGAGAAGATTCCAACCCTAGAAAAAGTACTAAATATTATAGATGGGAAGAAAACTTTAATTGTTGAGATAAAAAAAGATAACCGTAATTATCCTAACATGGCGGAACAATTGTGTAAATTATTAAAGGACTATAAGCACAAAGATAAAGTCCTTATAAAATCCTTTAACCATGAAGTGATAAAAGATATACATCATATGGATGATGAAATAAATATAGGCATGTTAATTGATGGAATGCCTAATTTAGTCCTAGAAAAGGTAAGGAAGTTAAATGGATCTTTTGTTTCCATGTCATTTGAATATATTGATAGAGAGTTAGTAAAACAATTAATAAAAAATAATATTCAAGTAATGGTATGGACTGTAAATGAAAAGGAAGACATTCATCGTATAAAAGAAATAAGTGATAGAATAGGCATTATTACAAATTATCCTGAAAAAGCATTTTAG
- a CDS encoding glycerate kinase family protein translates to MKILIGTDSFKGSMTSLEVANYLEKGFKYIDKNLEIIKVPISDGGEGMIDALIGNDNGIKVQLKVVGPLGRTIDSFYGISGNGNTAYIEVATAIGLYLLDEHERNPLNTSSFGVGQLILHAVENGCKNIIVGLGGSSTNDGGMGMARALGVKFLTSNGDELIGCGSDLEKVHKIDLSSMDKRLKNISFKIACDVDNPLTGKNGATHIFSPQKGADEKIICQLEKGMLNYESIIEKDLNIEVSQIKGGGAAGGLGVAFVTYLNGEMEQGIKLVIDEIGLEEKIKRAHLVITGEGKIDNQTLYGKVPVGVSVLAKKHNKKTIAIAGKVEIENEDLKSFGIEDIICITPENQSIEEAMAKAKENTFNIAKVIYEKHLMKVHV, encoded by the coding sequence ATGAAAATTTTAATAGGAACAGATTCCTTTAAAGGAAGCATGACATCCTTAGAGGTGGCTAATTATTTAGAAAAAGGATTTAAATATATAGATAAGAATTTAGAAATAATAAAGGTTCCTATTTCAGATGGTGGAGAAGGTATGATAGATGCCTTAATAGGGAATGACAATGGTATAAAAGTTCAATTGAAAGTAGTTGGACCCTTAGGAAGAACTATAGATTCATTCTACGGTATATCAGGTAATGGTAATACAGCATATATAGAAGTGGCCACTGCAATTGGATTATATTTATTAGATGAACATGAAAGGAATCCCTTAAACACATCATCTTTTGGTGTAGGTCAATTAATATTACATGCTGTAGAAAATGGATGTAAAAATATCATAGTCGGATTAGGAGGAAGTTCTACTAATGATGGTGGAATGGGCATGGCTAGAGCATTAGGCGTGAAATTTTTAACTTCAAATGGTGATGAACTAATTGGATGTGGTAGTGATTTAGAAAAAGTTCATAAAATTGATCTTTCTAGTATGGATAAAAGACTTAAAAATATAAGTTTTAAAATAGCTTGTGACGTGGATAATCCTTTAACAGGAAAAAATGGAGCAACCCATATTTTCTCACCTCAAAAGGGAGCAGATGAGAAAATTATTTGCCAGCTAGAAAAGGGTATGTTAAATTATGAGTCTATTATAGAAAAGGACTTAAATATAGAAGTATCTCAAATAAAAGGTGGAGGAGCCGCTGGTGGTTTAGGGGTAGCCTTCGTTACTTATTTAAATGGTGAAATGGAACAGGGAATAAAACTAGTTATAGATGAGATTGGATTAGAAGAAAAAATTAAAAGGGCCCATTTAGTTATTACGGGTGAAGGTAAAATAGATAATCAAACCTTATACGGAAAAGTACCTGTTGGAGTGTCAGTTCTGGCTAAGAAGCATAATAAAAAGACTATTGCCATTGCAGGGAAGGTAGAAATTGAAAATGAAGATCTAAAGTCCTTTGGTATAGAGGACATAATATGTATAACACCTGAAAATCAAAGTATAGAAGAGGCAATGGCAAAGGCAAAAGAAAATACTTTTAATATAGCTAAAGTAATTTATGAAAAGCATTTAATGAAGGTACACGTATAG